The DNA sequence AATGAGTGTGAGTATTATAAACGTCTGGATGACGTCGCTTACTTTGGATTTAAAACAGATTTGTCAATTTAATTTGACAATAATATGTACAGCTCTCTacattgtacaaaaatattatgTTTCAGCCGATAGCGTTTGGGTTATTAGGATTTTTTGCCGCTATGTCAAGTGACGAGACAACACAGAAAAAACTGGTAAGTTATTCATATATTGGCCTGCTCTTACGATTCAAAAACGTTCTTCACAAGCTACTTGAGACACGTATTTTCTACACTGGAACATTTCACAAAATTTGATCCAAAAATGcttaattttattgatattgaaGATGCATCGGAGTTCATAGGAAAAAGTGTTTcgcttttaatgttttcatttgaattgtGATTTAATGTATTTTTTACAATTGTTTTCCTCCTCCAGCTGAAtggacactacgtcacaagcaTTATCATCATGTCGATGGGGTATGCCTGGGCTGCTGCTATACAGGGAGTGGtggtgtgtggtggtggtggtggggagGAAAAGTGTGGAGACAATGCGGAGATACAGACCGCTCTTCATGGAGTTTTAATCGGTATCATTGCCGTGGTATATATAATAGGTGTGTGGTCGCTGTCGCTACATGCTATCAGAAGAAAGGTGCTGCATCCGGAGTGGAATTATCGCAGAGGCTGTTGTTGGTTCAACAAATGAAGACCCACAGAAGAGTCGGAATGGTTGAAGTCTATTTCATACATTCAGGGAATATTTACTGCAAAGTAAATGTACACACTGTGATAATCCATGCTACAAATACTGATTCAGTAACGTTTTGAAGCAGCATCATCATGTGTGTGTATGTCGGGCAACTGGGCAATATGAGTTATTGCCTAGCTTCATTTTACACAGTCATTGTGATAATGCCACCAGatgctaaaataaaatatagatcATGCTAATTCAGTAACTTATTGACCAGCATCAGCATGTGTATGTATATCAGGCAACTGGACAAAACGAGACATTGgaagtgtatgtgtgtgtatgcgTGCACTTGTGCgtatgttgtgtgtgtgtgtgagagactGTTTTCATCGTTATGTTTATGGTTTGGCTTATCATTGATAGAATAAAccgaaatttttattttgacacAAAAGTGCTTGTTGTTATTTCAACAGTTACATGAAGATGTGATTGTGCTCTTGATAGTTgtgtattgtattgaaatttACGATATTAAAGGTACtacatattgtatattaatcgagatatttttgttttcaaactaaCGCGGTTAATGTATCTATAATTGCGATATACAATCACTTGTGCAACACAACCTATTAAATTTCACCCCAGATGGAAGAAATACGTCGAAATCCTtgacgaattttttttttttttactttcgaACATCTTTGTATATTGTATCCATTGCTCGAGACTTCTTCACAcgtggttaaaaaaaaaaaaaaacccacgccGGGATCGGTAAGTTTTGACATCATGTTCATGattaataagaataagaacCTATCAGACTAAACACTTTACGCTATATCATGTATAAAACACAACGAGTAGTTAGACACGTGGTCTGCACTCGGGTCGCTCCGGAAAGCCCTCTCTACACCCGTAGTTTTGTTTATTCATAGCATATACTATAATATTGGTATCTTCATGAGAATATAACATATGATAAAATTTGGCGAATAATGTGTATACATTAAATCAGGTCGGACATAAACAATggatttttatgattttatcgtcatttattatgaatatatatatatattcatatgtataccgaaATTACCGATTGAGTCCTGTAATATTTGTCGGTCGTTTTGACGAAAGGTCGATATTTGTGTTTGGGTTTCTGTAGAAGACAATAAACACATGTGGTAACTATTGTTGTTTCCATCGAGGATGTTATAACAGATGTTCTTATGGTAACCCTTCAATTTTGCGAGGACACAATTAGATCGAAAAATCTATATCTAAGTTGTACAAACATTCCTATACAACATAAGTATGGCGATTTGGTAAAATTTGAATGGTATTCAAAAGTGAATGGTCATGTATTTGAACCTCGCTTGGATGTTCAATGGAAAACTTCGTTGATATTTGTTGATTATGGAAAACTGAGgcatacatacactgtacatctgtTAAATTGACcaggtaccccccccccccaaactatactacatgtactttttaaaatctcTTTTACAACAGGTGAACTTGCTGAACATGTATCTGGTCTTCTTGAAAAAACGAGAGCGGTTTTTATTtacgaaataaatttcatttttgaaaatacatgtatgaaaagaggatgataacgaccagtgatcaattccataactcctataaggaatacagaattaagagtTAGGCAAATACGGACTCCTGGTTGAGGGCAGAGACTACGATTTACCCcagtatatttcatgaaacttgTTAGTATGATAGATCGATAGTATgatagttatgagattgatcactgttcgttatcttcaccttgcattgaagcgttgctgttcacaccctcatatattttcaaaaatgatttattattattattatatattttcactttcatttgtgcCCGAATATTCTCAGACgttaaaatagtcgtactatatttttcaagattcatacgcacattgttcacattcatgaggaaatggcaaTCATTTCATCGAAGGAAAACCATGCGGAATCTCAACACAGGGAGGACTAAACCCATTAAACAGTATTGTCGTAGTTCTCGTGTTGATGGCTGAACAATATGACGATGccttttaaaattttagaaagaaacaaatttTCCACACACATCACAAGCACTTTCAATCTTTACAAAGTATGATTCAAACCCGCTTTGAATTTTACTGAATTGATAAAAGTCGAAAgaacatataaatatattaagGCTGTTTGATTTGGAAGTGGCCCAATTTTAGGACTTGTCCTTGTTTCATGATATACTTTCTTTAAAGAGTCAAATACAAACAGAGTCTGGACCATACTGACGGGTTTGTCGAGAGGGTGGTTGTACagtatggagcaccaaattaacataaactcaaataattgaagatatcttcaattatttgaagatatcatcaattcaattattgctctctttaattgaattaatgcgcgcattaaatcaattattgctctcatcaaatgaattaatgcgcgcttcaattcaattattgctctcttcaattcaattgatgcgcgcattaattcaaataatgagagcaataatagatttgatgtgcgcattaattcaattattgctctcttcaattcaattgatgcgcgcattaattcaaataatgagagcaataatagatttgatgcgcgcattaattcaattattgctctcttcaattcatttgatgagagcatcaatttagtagaattattgctcgcaataattaatttagagctcggtataaataatttgatgatctctttaattcaattgaagatatctttaaatcatttacaatgcttttgtataatgaattaatgcgagcatcAATTCTTtgaaagagagcaacaattcaattaaagatatcattaattcgattgaagagagcaataattgaattaatgcgcgcattaaatcaattattgctctcatcaaatgaattaatgcacgcatcaattcaattattgctctcatcaattgatttaatgcgcgcattatatcagttattgctctcttcaattgaattgtagcgcgcatcaattcaattgttgatatcattaattcatttgaagagatcattaattcaattaaagcgcgcatcaattcagctgaagaattaatgatatcatcaattcaattaatgcgcgcaataattcagaattgaagatatcattaattatttgaagagatctttaattcaattgttgcgtgcatcaaatgaattgatgatatcttcaaataattgaagatatcttcatttatttgagtttatgttaatttggcgctccatagtatAGGGACACCAATTTATATGATTACGTCAGGAATAAAAGTTGAAAACAGGTACCTGGTTTTTTGTGCCTGTTAAAAACAGTTACGCGATATTATGGGCAGCGGAAAGGgcaaaaatacatttttacaaaatcaacGGTCATTAAATTCAACAATTCAAAAAACTATAATTAATGGTCCTAAATGCAAAATCAACTGTCTTCTTTGCAATGTGAATATACATTAAATCAGCACAaagtatcaatatatataaatcaaacaaaaaagttacaCCAACAGACATAAATGCGAAACGAATTATCAAAAACGTAATCAACAGACATAAATACAACATAAGCGGACGAACATAAATAAACGCTAGGTGGCGTTTAAATTTGAGCATTCGGTAAACCTCGAATGATTCCCTACGAATCGGTTTAATGACTCGTAAGGTATTCGGAACACATCTAGAGCATGTGCGCCGTTTACTGTGATCCAGACTAATAAAACGCCATATTCGAATTCgaaaaattaatcataataaaatattttcaaatagatataaaataccTTACATATCCAATTACATGACGAATTTTGCGAGGTACAATTGGAATGAAATTAAACGGTATTTTGGTAAGCTATACCAGAGACATATCTATAGTATTTCTTCAATCTAGGGTTAATATTGactaaatcaaattatttttttcattacagtaTGCAAGAAAGTTGCCAGAAATTTGACTGAACTTCATTTTTGTTGCACATAAGAATCTTATGAGCATCAGACACATagcgtggtttttttttctgaagggaAAGGGGGGATAACTCGTCTAAAATTCTTGTCAatcaaacgaaaataaaaaaGGGACCAAATATCCCTAAAAGATGTTCTCTATTCCAAACTTCAACAGCATACATATAAAGAAGGGGGCGGCTTCGTTCTACAATGCAATgtagggaaggggggggggtagccaGTATATATCTTAATTTGCAACCTAGAGGCTTGTCTAATGACATCAGAAGTGTTTCCCTCCGCTTTTTCCGTGGCCATTTTGGGATGCTGAACCGAGGATTTCGCGCTTTATTGTGTAGAACACAATATTCAATGACGCATAATCTTTCACAAAGAACGCCACCTGGCGTTTATCTTTGTGCGTCCGCTTGTTTTGTATCGATGTCTGTTCGTTTTGCATTTATGTTTGTTGATTTTACTTTTTTCGTTTGATTTGTATATACACACTTTCGGTTGAttttatgtatatctattttgCAAAGAAGACTGTTGATTTTGCATTTAGGGTCATTTATGATAGTTTTTTGATTGGTGAATTTAAATTgccattaattttttaaaaaatgtaatttttgccCTTTCCGCTGTCCATAAGATATCGGAAAAAATTACCATACACAAAGCAAGCAAAGCACATTTGATAAGACACTGAAATATCCCTTGCGATACTTTTAATACAATGGtgtagtatatacatgtactgtatacgAAGCAttcattgaatacatgtaaGAACACTAAACGTATTCCATTCGATGTTTTTGCTCAGTTGATTATCTTGACCTCATTTCCAGATAGAGATATCATTaaactgatacatgtacatggtggTCACTGCCCGTGTTTCAGCACGAGCACTCTATCCAGATCTACCCAAAGCACATTGCAGTATCAAAGAGGAAAGGACAGCCCCCTTCCCCAAACAGTCGTATATGAAGCATCGTTTCCATTTGAAAGTTCCAGACGTTATTGCTGTGGAAACTGTTGCAGTCTCTATCAATTAGAACAGTTTCGTCTGGGTAGAGAGTCAACTAAAATGTGTAAGagtgattttgaaaattttgaatgaaCATAGTTTCATGTAACAAAAAGTGAAGACCAAAGAGCGATAACTCTAAAAGTGGACACACGATACGCGAAATAAATGGGAATCTTTTGAGGGAATGCTAATAGAATTTCATTACTTTCTATTTACAGTAATTGACACAGCGTTATTCATTTCTAATAGTCATGATTCTATCACGGTGCACCAGTGCTGTTTCAAGGGGTTTGTTGTAGATACCTTGACGCCATGTGTAATCAAAATGGCTCACCATACATTGAACGATCGAGTTTCTCAAATTAGCACAAAATGATCTAATGTGATGATATGTAATAAGTACATGTGCATATGACACAAagcagaaaatatttaattttgaataataaaacacaaatattaataacaaaagtttataaacctaaattttttctgtcattgaaatctTAAATCATAATTTAATAACAAAACTTTCCGACACCAAAATAGCAGctaatattgctatataaaaaGTTCAGAACGTAAGAACTTAAAAAAGCTTAAATTAACATATATCCTATTTGATGGGTTTGAATATATCTGATGTTTTAGTATTAAATGCTTAATTCCATAAACTATGAGCtaatgaaatatgtttgtcGGATCcaaaaatagatatacatgtcttatcaaagtTTGATACTCAAATTTATTGATAATCTGTATTCAGTCCTGTATAAGCTACATCACGCCCCTCCCCACGTACATCTGGGCAACCTTGATGTGCATGTATAATAGACAAAAGCACGTAACTCTAACTGACAGCGTACCCAATTTCGGTATTTAAGGTAACTGTTATAGATGAAGGCATTTGATACTGCTTTCTGTATCGACTTACACACAATAGATCTTGACTGTCACCAAATGTTCTAAAGaatgaaagaaagaaacaaaagaaaaaagaccaaaactccaaatacatgtacacttactTCGAATCAATGGAGAGCCCTTACTGGGGATCTCATTTGAGCACGAAGATATCTCGCATTccaataaatttgaaatcattatcATTAATCATAAGCTACATCATTAGAGTTGAGCCAGTCTAGCGATGATAACAGTCgatgaaatatataatgtagCTTTTAGGTGTCCTTGCCTCTCACACGCACCCCTCCCTCCCCCACAAAACATTGTATGCTCGAACGTAAATTAAacgttgattgattgattgtatattgttccCATCGAAAATTCCCCCcccccatatggagacgtcaccattgctggtgaagggctgcaaaatttaggcctatgctcggcgcttgtggcctttgagcagggggggggggggggtctttatctTGTcactcctgctgtgacacgggacgtcggttttgcggtctcatccgaaggaccgccccatttagtcgcctcttacgacaagaaaggggtactgaggacctattctaacctggatcctcaTTGGATACCAAACCTTGAATTTTGACAATAGTAAGGTCATTTGACTACGACACTGTCAGATTTTCACAGAGATGTGGCTTACACAGTATTACATTTATTGTACACAGATGATTTTGATGCAGTGATGATCAGGatcattgtaaaatatttttcatataaatgtcttCAATGTTTAAGAATGGCCTTAACATTAAATGAAGTAACTAAACGTTTTTGGTTCTGATAACACTGGACAATTCTAAGACATGTGTAATGCAATTTCgaactttgaaaaaatatggATTTATACAGTAAGGTCACAtttaatttcagttttgaaaaatgATTACGACAGTGAGTATCAGTCGAGCGGATGTAGTGGGTTATCACACATGAACAATAAGTTTAAAATCTATGACATTTCATAGAGAGCGTTTGAAATGTTATCATTTCAGGATTGGAGATCGTGAAGTTTCCATGGAAAAGCCCACATTTACGTGACTCCGATATGACGTAGTGTTCATTTGGTAGGTTTGTTCTGACCAATTTTAAAGAATAGGTCAATTTGAAAGGAAAATTTTTATGTTGATCAAGAATAATATTGGCGAATAAGGAATAAGACGTTAAAGATAATTATCAATATCCTCCTCCAACTTGTTATATATACCAAGTGGGTTAAGAAAACAAGGTTACTAAACTCTTATACAATCAAAATGTCATTAGGCGCAgccggtgttgtagagtgagccttcccccataatgagacttcccccccggaagcctggctctagagtgagccttcccccggaagcctggctctagagtgagccttccccctgggGGAATGCTCACTCTAGAACCCccggggaagtctcactctagagccagacttccccgtgggaagacctactctatcactagttgtagagtcagacttccccccatagcaggacttccccctccatttattcctggtaaactactatcactttatagagattgtttagataccaGGACCTTTTTCAGCAgagcattaaatgattttgcttaaGCCGTTCATCAAACTCCAGAGAAGAAAacggtaaataaaacacattggaattgataagccattttgtttgacccatagatcttgaactttgacccacacaatacctatgccgtggttagttttagaagtttgaaaaatgaaatgaggaaatttcgaatttatgttTCTTCTCATCTGCGTACAAATATCGGTTATGCTTTTAATCTTGTACAACTTCAGGTAGAGAGGTAGGTAAGTTGGTCGGTAGGTAGGGTACTTTTGAAATAAGACAATAATAGCTCAAAAAGTTATTTGTACCAACCACATCTTTTACATCAGTAAAGTATTTGAATGTTTCATTCTGCAAAACTAAGTCATTCAAGGTCTTAATGCCTCTGTCAACccaatttgtattaaaattccattttttaacatcaacaaagtttcttatatctaaattcaaataatctgtAACAGAAAGAGAGCTTTCTTTAACTCTTGATAGAGCTTTAAACACATCTTTCGaaaacacattgtcaatatGACTTACAAATTCATTAAGTGTTTCTTTGGATAGGTGAAAAATGAAATCCACATTTCTAAGATTTAAAATACTATGCAACTatacatttcggttgagcatcactgaagagacattatttttcgaaatgcgcatctggtgcatcaaaattggtatcgttgCCATATACCCTCATTTTCAGCAAGGTACCTTTTGACCCATTTCAGCTTAATATAAGATATAAAAGATGCCAAATGTACCATATTTAGTCCCCCTTCATCATAATTACCCACAATTGTAtttcttttcaacttttctacCTTGAATccccaaataaataaaaagaaattttttaTTCAACTCTTCCAGGCAATGCTGAAAATAAGTGTATGAGCTTTGGGAgtgctaaagttttgataattgtgatTATACCTATTGAGGTTAAATCCCGTTTAGTCCACAAACCTAGCAATTTTTAATGGCATTGATTTTAGATTGATAATTACATAAAGTCATGTCTTCCAGATTTTTTGTAAATACTATTCCGAGGAGCTTAAAATTGCTATTTccccattttattttctttaagtGCTTTTGCCAACAATTCTACtgtaataataaagatatatggtGCCAATGGATCTCCTTGTCTACAGCCTCGTTCAAGACTGAAGAATTTATATAAGTTTCCATTGTTAATTATACAACTGGTACAAGAGGTGTATAGAGTAAGAAACCATTTTACAATAGATTCCCCAAAATTGAAGGACCTGAGTGCCTTTACAATAAAATCCCATTCCAATGAATCAAacgctttttcaaaatctaataataataacaatcctGGCTGATTTTCCTTGTTTGGATAGTCAatcaaatcatacaaaaaaAGAGAgtgttttctctttataaaaccCTTCTGAGAGTCACTTATGATACTTTTTAGTACTTTCTTTAAACGATTTGCTATGGCACTAAAACCAATTTTGTAATCAACatttaataatgatattggtcgccaatttttttatatagcgtctatctttttcttctttgggaATGCAAATTATTACACCTTGggattgaaattaaaagaaaatgattttaaaaacaatgcaaAGTACATCATGAATTGTTGAGTCCAAATCAGTGTATTGTACAGAAAATGAACTCTAGTtcttatgttaaatttttatatcaagttttgaAGGAAAAGTCAAAAGAGAGAAGTGGGAAGCTTATCTCAGTGAaactatttcagaaaaatgttgGGAATTTCATTACATGAATGCATCATTATgcacaaaagaaacaaaactaATTTATCTTCAATACCGTATTCTTATGTGTTATATAGCTACAAACTCTTTCCTTCGCAAACTTAAACTTGTAGATAATGACTTGTGTTCATTTTGCAAAAGTGAAAGAGAAACAGTCactcatattttttatgactgTGTGTATGTATCTGCCTTCTGGAGAGAAAAAGCACATTTATTACTCCAGATCACAGGGTTCAAAACCCAAATTGTCAGAtgcaattaatttgtttaaatactatagaaatttagaaaaatattgtctaaatgtatttcatagcaaatccaaaatgcttggtaaatgggcattgtatgataatataattgacaagtagtttgttgaaaaccataatacatttatatgaaaaataaaataattacatttatctttgaatatgtatgtgtatatatgtatgtgtatgtgtgcatatatatttatgtgtgtgtatgtatatattatacatatatatatatatcatatatacaattcaCTGTTATTGTTGATACAGAAGGTACACAGAGTAATTGCAAGTGTGAATGAGCGAGTGTAGATTACAGTTtgaatgtttgtatgtataattgtgttgaaaatacaaaaataaaacatttttttaaaaagtaagtaGTTAGGTaggtgggtaggtaggtaggtagaaatgtataggtaggtaggtaggtagagagGTAGGTAGGCAAGTAATTCCCTGCccgataaactaaaatttatttcatagtttgcataggaggggatgaaagcgggggtgtccctctagagcgagacttcaagagggtgttatcgctctagagtgagtcttccccctgggggtaaggtttattctaTAGCACGTCTGCTGGGGGAGGCTCACCCTAGAGCGAGACTACCGgggggaagactcactctagagccagacttccggggggaaggctcactctagagccagacttccgggggaaaGTCTcactaggggggggggggggggggagtctggctctataacaccggcacccccccccctaaaattttcaaatttaaggtaaatcgcggtatcttgtttcggaaaatgtgctaaacgataaaagaagcaataatttcttccactcccagagaaataaatgacaaaatcctttgatttcttgaattacttgggagaacttaattttttttccaaaaacccttaaaattttggtcattttattaatttcacgttattaaaatgataaaaatagtacaaatgacttaataggagaaatatttcaagccccataaaatctgtaaaatccaggagcttctcggggcttcgccccctgggtccccaccagggcttcgccctggacccacttcctcataaagttgcgcaccccgtaaccacaattactggatccgcccctgagtATCAGTCGAGCGGATGTATTGGTGTATTATACTCGAACAGTAAGTTTAAAATCTATGACATCTCATAGAGAGCGTAATTATTTCAGTACTGGAGATCGTGAAGTTTCCATGGAAAAGCCCACATTTACTTGACTCAGATGTTACGTTAGTGCTCCTTTCGTAGGTCTGTTCTGACCTATTAAGATTGGTCGATTTGAAAGAAATCTTGGCGAATAAGGAATAAGACGTAAAAGATAATTATCCACTTCCTCCTCGTACTCCTTGTATTCCTTAGATAGCGTGTTAGAATAAGTAGCCATATTGCCTAGTTAAGTTGTAGACAGACATTAGTCTTGCCCCTCTCAGCATGTCTTCGAGTCTTTGCTCCACAAATTCAAAACTTATAAAATGGGAGTTTCACTGGAAACATTTGGTTGAAAATGGAGACATTACCTATATAGAAAACATAAATTTCCACTTCAATGAAAATTGACAACCTCTTGTTAACGGTATCCATACATGCGCTGATCAAGTGGGGAGGGAGGAGTTTTAGTCCGTCTTTCCCCCCTGAATTTGCAAAGTATATACGAGTGACATCATGATAATCAcgctttaataaaaaaaaaaaaaaccaccaataAGCATAAGATTTGTACATTTTACTGAAGAATGAGGTCAGAACCAAATCACAAAGTTGTAActaaaattttatattgaaagGTTTTCAAACGAATATATACTGGATCGATTTGTTTAATATCCAGTTACCATGCTTGACGCCATAATTTTGCCATGACTCTACTGCATTGTCATTAGGCCATTGGCTTTCGTATAGTTAAGACTGTAACTGTCTAATCTTCgtttatcattttaaagtaAATCTTCAGAGATTTTCGCTCATTGTAACCCGATTTCCTTTCAATTTTAACATTTACTAATAGATGCACAAGGTATCATGGGTGAAGGATTTTGGTCTGTTGCATGCTTCCCTACTGAAAGCAGCAGAGAAAGGCTGGCAAGGTCTGCTGTTATACATATCTGTAAGATACACAAGTTACAAGAAAGGCTACACTtatctgagtgtaaaaaaggtCTGATAAATTGCCTGGAGACGCAAATGAGGAAAAAAATTGCTGAGGTGCTTTACTCAAAAGATGACCCTGTAGATGTATGCCATGTGAAAGTGTACACAGATAGAAACGTCTTCTATAGGGCCCTATGGAAAACCATCTTTGTTCATGAAGAGAGACATATTGAACTTCGTGTCACGACCGTATTAGAACTTGTAAATCAATCCTGAAACGTTTTGGGCCCGGACTCTGTGATACCTTAactatagaaaggggtctaactctgacccagataaaaaactaacctctcgcttcaaatgcctaaaaaatcttaaactaggtatgctatgcgtaatttgtcgttttccttgcatagctTAATGtgttaactacttgcatgccaaatttcaactGTTGACAAAAGCTGCCGTTTTAATGAACGCACTAAAGacccgatagacttaaaatctcaaataccttaaaactgatcaaaacattattcttgtgatattgcacctAGAGAAGGAAAATGAACATTATTTTttggcttttttaattttttgtttttgtttattctatttcatttagattattattttccccttctttaaagttttaaacaTTTCCGGTATTTagtgttttcattaaaatggcagatcttgtcaacagttgatgcttctgaggaaaaataagtcgtgtaacgtctacacaaagaacattattaaagtatgaggaagtaagtagcgtataattgatgtgaaattttaattgacaggtccgaaatcctccacactagtctgaatttcgctgctgtcataggcgagaaacgactccgtgacttggaccggtaaatgtcctagtaaaaataaacaagtgaaatcgagagaacgatgacgtatatcttgttattttaagaacctgtgacttgaaatttggcatgcaagtagttaaaacattaatctatgcaaggaaaacgacaaattacgcatagcatacctagtttaagatttttttagaCATTTGAAGCGAgaggttagttttttttatctgggtcagagttagacccctttctatatttatggtatcacagagttcgggcccaaaacgagCTTAGTCCCTGTGCCTGAAACTATATGCATCACAGCCAATTTATGTTTTCTCATCCCAAAAATATACAATAGTCGTCAATGTCGGACACCTCGCTTGTACCAAGGAATTTTCTGACGTCGATTAATAAGGAAACTCTAAACGCTCTCA is a window from the Ostrea edulis chromosome 5, xbOstEdul1.1, whole genome shotgun sequence genome containing:
- the LOC125652070 gene encoding uncharacterized protein LOC125652070, which codes for MEKKPLPEPVNPQEKERALSSIKMMSAVALFLGIGSVTVGILSLAYLGGAKYPVTALTGIWYGMSPIAFGLLGFFAAMSSDETTQKKLLNGHYVTSIIIMSMGYAWAAAIQGVVVCGGGGGEEKCGDNAEIQTALHGVLIGIIAVVYIIGVWSLSLHAIRRKVLHPEWNYRRGCCWFNK